Proteins found in one Fibrobacter sp. UWT2 genomic segment:
- a CDS encoding 3-deoxy-manno-octulosonate cytidylyltransferase, translating into MTVHCIVPARMGSSRFPGKPLIKIAGKEMIVRTLERALLAECFDRIVCATDSEEIADVVSRAGFEFILTPDAATGSDRVAFAARALNLDLVVNLQGDEPLVEPSVLCDVASALEKHPDEWVTVACPLNPAEAELKTVVKVLVKDDYAVDFTRSVANEDAARWFQHQGIYAYSRVCRDEFSSLPQTEVEKERSLEQMRILGKRPIRIVQSKYSSISVDVPSDVNAVEVALKKPFGRG; encoded by the coding sequence ATGACTGTTCATTGCATAGTGCCTGCCCGCATGGGTTCAAGCCGATTTCCGGGCAAACCCTTGATCAAGATCGCAGGCAAAGAAATGATAGTGCGCACCCTAGAGCGTGCGCTTTTGGCCGAATGTTTTGACCGCATTGTGTGCGCGACCGATTCCGAAGAAATTGCAGACGTGGTTTCTCGGGCGGGTTTTGAATTTATTTTGACTCCGGATGCCGCTACCGGTTCTGACCGAGTCGCCTTTGCGGCGCGGGCCTTGAATTTGGACCTGGTGGTGAACTTGCAGGGGGACGAACCCTTGGTGGAACCTTCTGTGTTGTGCGATGTGGCATCGGCCCTCGAAAAGCACCCTGATGAATGGGTGACGGTCGCGTGCCCCTTGAATCCTGCCGAGGCGGAACTCAAGACGGTGGTCAAGGTTTTGGTGAAAGACGATTACGCGGTGGACTTTACCCGGTCGGTAGCGAATGAGGACGCTGCCCGCTGGTTCCAGCACCAGGGAATCTACGCTTATTCCAGGGTGTGCCGCGATGAATTTTCGTCTTTGCCACAGACTGAAGTTGAAAAGGAACGCTCCTTGGAGCAGATGCGTATTCTGGGCAAACGCCCCATTCGCATTGTCCAGAGCAAGTACTCTTCGATTTCGGTGGATGTCCCTTCAGACGTGAATGCGGTGGAGGTGGCGCTTAAAAAGCCCTTTGGTCGAGGATAA
- a CDS encoding ATP-dependent helicase, with the protein MANIVDNAVLDRELNPEQAAAAKKIDGPMLILAGAGSGKTRCITYKIAHLVSQYNVEPDRILAVTFTNKAAREMKSRIQKLLATNMNFAWMGTFHSVCLRLLKLCLSKQSVLDALGGKWYDGNFSIYDDDDQKRLLKEIMKEQVGDNFEPSEVKKMHGAISKYKNTILYRGKAAQLQTPDVAQDLANFPDEVLRAKIYAEYQKRLKESNAMDFDDLLFNTVYMLQKIPNLASQLAQRFRYVVVDEYQDTNDVQYELLKLLINENKNVTVVGDDDQSIYGWRGANIKIIRNFHRDFAPVTIVKLERNYRSTANIVKGAGSVIAHNIRPQEMQKNVFSKEDAGELIHVRHFMDDRSEASTIADTIAKAGEDFYAKTAVFYRTNAQSRALEKALNDRRIPSVIFGGMRFWDRKEIKDVLAYLRLLANEKDDAAYLRVINTPPRAIGKTTVENILERERNGEGSFWDNLLAEVNSGSRSAIKLKGFTDLVQSWKALLAAGETPLPILAEKIITDVGYKEFLRKEDELTADERIGNLDEMVNAIREFDEEHPGATLDAFLQDISLLTDADKKVDNSKGQVTLMTIHMAKGLEFNTVHIAGCDEEIFPLIRASSTMSGAEMNEQMEEERRLFYVGCTRAEKKLYLYHAERRFFQGNIRPFAPSRFLKELDPSVVDFTPCTDFGFGGNDFNQDFGGSSGFSRPPRPNIPSYPRRPSGSFGGSSSRPNNFGSHGFSRPSIPNSVKKNDKHIVYRNPVKVAAPVKPAEPSGPRVVYDEFSENPYHPGVRVRHMKYGVGTIVKCYGTGDNARVDVRFGNDPTIRTIILKYAALQIVG; encoded by the coding sequence ATGGCGAATATTGTAGATAATGCTGTTTTAGATAGAGAATTGAACCCGGAACAGGCCGCGGCGGCTAAAAAGATTGATGGACCGATGCTGATTTTGGCGGGTGCCGGTTCGGGAAAAACGCGTTGCATTACCTATAAGATTGCTCACCTTGTTTCGCAGTATAACGTGGAACCGGACCGCATTCTGGCGGTGACCTTTACGAACAAGGCCGCTCGCGAAATGAAGTCGCGTATCCAGAAGTTGCTTGCGACCAACATGAATTTTGCCTGGATGGGAACGTTCCATTCCGTGTGCTTGCGCCTTTTGAAGCTTTGCCTTTCCAAGCAGTCCGTGCTTGATGCTTTGGGAGGCAAGTGGTACGACGGCAATTTCTCGATTTACGATGATGACGACCAGAAAAGGCTCCTGAAAGAAATTATGAAGGAGCAGGTGGGCGATAACTTTGAACCCTCCGAAGTCAAGAAAATGCATGGGGCGATTTCAAAGTACAAGAACACGATTTTGTATCGTGGAAAAGCCGCTCAGCTGCAGACTCCCGATGTCGCGCAGGATTTGGCGAACTTTCCGGATGAAGTCCTTCGTGCGAAAATCTATGCTGAATACCAGAAGCGCCTCAAGGAATCTAATGCCATGGACTTTGATGACCTGTTGTTCAACACGGTCTACATGCTGCAAAAAATTCCCAATTTGGCTTCGCAGCTGGCACAACGTTTTCGTTATGTGGTGGTGGACGAATATCAGGACACGAACGACGTTCAGTATGAACTCTTGAAGTTGCTTATCAACGAAAACAAGAACGTGACGGTGGTGGGTGACGATGACCAGAGTATTTACGGCTGGCGTGGCGCTAATATCAAGATTATCCGTAACTTTCATCGCGACTTTGCTCCGGTGACGATTGTCAAGCTCGAACGCAACTACCGCTCCACGGCCAACATCGTGAAGGGCGCTGGTTCTGTGATTGCGCACAATATTCGCCCGCAAGAAATGCAGAAGAACGTATTCTCTAAAGAAGACGCTGGCGAACTCATTCATGTGCGCCACTTTATGGATGACCGCTCCGAAGCATCTACCATTGCAGACACGATTGCAAAGGCTGGTGAAGATTTCTACGCCAAGACGGCTGTGTTCTACCGCACCAACGCGCAGTCCCGCGCCTTGGAAAAGGCGCTGAATGACCGCCGTATACCGTCGGTCATTTTTGGCGGCATGCGATTCTGGGACCGTAAAGAAATCAAGGATGTGCTCGCATACTTGCGCCTGCTCGCTAACGAAAAAGACGATGCCGCCTACCTGCGCGTGATTAACACGCCTCCGCGTGCAATCGGCAAGACTACCGTTGAAAACATTCTCGAACGTGAACGCAACGGTGAAGGCTCCTTCTGGGACAACTTGCTCGCCGAAGTCAACAGCGGAAGCCGCTCGGCGATTAAGCTCAAGGGCTTTACGGACTTGGTGCAGAGCTGGAAGGCTTTGCTTGCCGCAGGCGAAACACCGCTCCCGATTTTGGCTGAAAAGATTATTACCGATGTGGGATATAAGGAATTCCTGCGCAAAGAAGACGAACTCACCGCAGACGAACGCATCGGTAACTTGGATGAAATGGTGAACGCCATCCGCGAATTTGACGAAGAACATCCGGGTGCAACGCTCGATGCCTTCTTGCAGGATATTTCGCTTTTGACCGATGCCGACAAGAAGGTGGACAATTCCAAGGGCCAGGTGACGCTCATGACGATTCACATGGCGAAGGGCTTGGAATTCAACACTGTGCATATCGCCGGCTGCGACGAAGAAATCTTCCCGCTCATTCGTGCGTCGTCTACCATGTCCGGCGCCGAGATGAACGAGCAGATGGAAGAAGAACGCCGCCTGTTCTACGTGGGCTGTACCCGCGCCGAAAAGAAGTTGTACCTGTACCACGCGGAACGTCGCTTCTTCCAGGGCAACATTCGTCCGTTCGCTCCGTCCAGGTTCCTTAAGGAATTGGATCCGTCGGTAGTCGACTTTACGCCTTGCACTGATTTCGGCTTTGGCGGTAACGACTTCAATCAGGATTTCGGCGGCTCGTCGGGTTTCTCGCGTCCGCCGCGTCCGAACATTCCGTCTTACCCGCGTAGGCCTTCGGGTAGTTTCGGTGGTAGTTCTTCGCGCCCGAATAATTTCGGTTCGCACGGGTTCAGCCGTCCTTCGATTCCGAACTCCGTCAAGAAGAATGACAAGCACATCGTTTACCGCAACCCGGTGAAGGTGGCCGCCCCTGTCAAGCCGGCAGAACCTTCGGGACCGCGCGTCGTCTACGATGAATTCAGCGAGAATCCGTACCATCCGGGTGTACGTGTGCGCCATATGAAATATGGCGTTGGTACTATTGTGAAGTGCTACGGTACTGGCGATAATGCCCGTGTGGACGTGCGTTTTGGTAACGATCCGACCATTCGTACGATTATTTTGAAGTATGCGGCGCTGCAAATAGTGGGCTAA
- a CDS encoding choice-of-anchor I family protein: MNKVVLSACLLLSAGFCFAKNAVPAGPFQWGHTLKPLSTLSMKTAEISAYMPAKKKLFVVGDANVIEVVDLANPGLPKKIAEVSIPGNASSVTVHGDLVAVSMLEIEEWRNGQVQVMRYTDDLEVLGLYTVCSQPDMIKFTPDGKNLLVACEGSPSTDFAVDPDGGIAFLSVAKADAESWKTAELTVAGFDHLDTNALKKAGVRAPGNQGFLKSLEPEYITVSDDSKLAWVSLQENNAMAIIDVPAKKIKKVFSLGFVDHSRNGFAIDAVSDGKIDIKNYYPLRGLRQPDGIAAFMAGDRHFVLTANEGAPVNDYKAWTDVTNVPELVAQGRLDEAVFTEKMTADLKDLSVSALERCDEGKYRTHNGKCPYAYTFGSRSVSIFDGETGKVIWDSGEMFERVLAKIAPEYFNWNSKKGKAKMDKRSSDKGCEPENVTVGEVGARRYAFAGLERTSGIAVFDITEPMAPQLVDYYLDPLDRGPEGVLFIPAEQSPMNGQALLVVGYEYSKTLTIYTIK, encoded by the coding sequence ATGAATAAAGTTGTATTGAGTGCATGCCTGCTTTTGAGCGCAGGCTTTTGTTTTGCGAAAAACGCAGTGCCTGCTGGACCCTTCCAGTGGGGGCATACGCTAAAACCGCTTTCTACCTTGTCCATGAAAACGGCTGAAATTTCGGCGTATATGCCAGCCAAGAAAAAGCTGTTTGTGGTTGGCGATGCCAATGTAATCGAGGTGGTGGACTTGGCGAATCCTGGACTTCCGAAAAAGATTGCGGAAGTGAGTATTCCGGGGAACGCCTCTAGCGTGACGGTCCATGGGGACTTGGTCGCGGTCAGCATGCTTGAAATAGAAGAATGGCGCAATGGCCAGGTGCAGGTGATGCGTTATACCGATGATCTCGAAGTGCTTGGATTGTACACGGTTTGCAGCCAGCCGGACATGATCAAGTTTACGCCCGATGGCAAGAACTTGCTGGTGGCTTGTGAAGGTTCGCCTAGCACGGATTTTGCAGTTGACCCCGACGGCGGAATCGCATTCTTGTCTGTAGCCAAGGCTGATGCCGAATCGTGGAAGACGGCGGAACTTACGGTGGCCGGCTTTGACCATCTCGATACGAATGCGCTGAAGAAGGCTGGCGTGCGCGCTCCTGGAAATCAGGGCTTTTTGAAGTCGCTGGAACCGGAATACATTACGGTGTCTGACGATTCCAAATTGGCGTGGGTGAGCCTGCAAGAAAATAACGCCATGGCAATTATTGATGTGCCGGCAAAGAAAATCAAGAAGGTGTTTTCGCTTGGCTTTGTGGATCATTCCAGAAATGGCTTTGCAATTGACGCCGTAAGCGATGGAAAGATTGATATCAAGAATTATTACCCGCTGCGTGGTTTGCGCCAGCCCGATGGCATTGCCGCGTTCATGGCAGGTGATAGGCACTTTGTGCTGACTGCAAACGAAGGCGCTCCTGTCAATGATTACAAGGCTTGGACCGATGTGACGAATGTGCCGGAACTTGTGGCACAGGGCCGTTTGGATGAAGCCGTGTTTACTGAAAAGATGACGGCGGACTTGAAGGATCTTTCGGTCAGTGCGCTGGAACGTTGCGATGAGGGCAAGTATCGCACCCACAATGGCAAGTGCCCATATGCTTATACTTTCGGTTCCCGCTCCGTGAGCATTTTCGATGGCGAAACCGGTAAAGTGATTTGGGATTCCGGTGAAATGTTCGAACGTGTCTTGGCAAAGATTGCGCCGGAATACTTCAATTGGAATTCTAAGAAGGGCAAGGCCAAAATGGATAAGCGCAGTTCGGATAAGGGCTGTGAACCCGAAAACGTGACCGTGGGCGAAGTGGGTGCCCGTCGCTATGCTTTTGCTGGCTTGGAACGTACCAGTGGTATTGCCGTTTTCGACATTACGGAACCGATGGCGCCGCAGTTGGTGGATTACTATTTGGATCCGCTGGATCGTGGGCCTGAAGGCGTCCTCTTTATTCCCGCCGAACAAAGCCCGATGAACGGCCAAGCTTTGCTCGTTGTCGGTTACGAATACAGCAAGACGCTGACGATTTATACGATTAAATAA
- the coaD gene encoding pantetheine-phosphate adenylyltransferase: protein MKKIAVFAGSFDPFTLGHLDIVKRASALFDELWVVIFENTSKKYMYDEGTRMQMIQKAVKGLKNVKVDCAAGLTVDYMKMVKATYLVRGIRGAADVEYEQSIAWNNKVLYPECETIFLSSSPEHLNVSSTVVRELLKVGVAKGANGKKILAKYVPATEIPLLTTNH from the coding sequence ATGAAGAAAATCGCCGTTTTCGCCGGGTCGTTCGATCCGTTTACCTTAGGTCACCTCGATATCGTGAAGCGCGCCTCTGCGCTGTTCGATGAATTGTGGGTGGTCATCTTCGAGAATACTTCTAAGAAGTATATGTACGATGAAGGAACTCGAATGCAGATGATTCAGAAAGCGGTCAAAGGCTTGAAGAATGTGAAGGTGGACTGTGCTGCAGGGCTTACGGTCGACTATATGAAAATGGTGAAGGCGACGTACCTGGTGCGCGGAATCCGTGGCGCTGCCGACGTGGAATACGAACAGTCCATTGCCTGGAACAACAAGGTGCTTTACCCTGAATGCGAAACGATCTTCTTGTCCAGCTCTCCGGAACATTTGAATGTCTCCAGTACCGTAGTTCGCGAACTCTTGAAAGTGGGCGTTGCAAAGGGTGCCAACGGGAAAAAAATACTCGCTAAATATGTCCCCGCTACAGAAATCCCTTTACTAACCACCAACCACTAA
- a CDS encoding rhomboid family intramembrane serine protease: MLIINAVVFGLAFIGGKILGLHLNLPGYGYGSLAEYIAYFGAFWPFAPEQAWRFVSYMFIHVDFWHFLFNMLMLWMFGSDVADMMGSKHFTGMYFFCGIFAAVFSLVMYWIGMTNAPIIGASGALMGIFVAYYKFFPNRMLLMFFFFPMRIKYAMWFMVAVDVFMAHSGDGVAHLAHLGGVVGGFLYMHFYERGFGNLGKAFAKMRGPKFTVHPGGRSENESRAESKSDSDAIEGEVFYVDENKRMDEILKKVNREGINSLNESERQFLLQASEKLRRRRGGF; the protein is encoded by the coding sequence TTGCTGATAATTAATGCAGTTGTGTTTGGACTTGCGTTTATCGGTGGTAAGATTCTAGGTTTGCATTTGAACCTGCCTGGCTACGGTTACGGCAGCCTTGCTGAATACATTGCCTACTTTGGTGCCTTCTGGCCGTTTGCGCCGGAACAGGCTTGGCGCTTTGTGTCGTACATGTTCATCCATGTGGATTTCTGGCATTTCCTGTTCAATATGCTCATGCTCTGGATGTTCGGTAGCGATGTGGCCGACATGATGGGCTCCAAGCATTTTACGGGAATGTATTTCTTCTGTGGAATTTTTGCGGCTGTCTTTAGCCTGGTCATGTACTGGATTGGCATGACGAATGCTCCGATTATCGGTGCTTCAGGCGCCCTCATGGGAATCTTTGTGGCGTACTACAAGTTCTTCCCGAACCGCATGCTTTTGATGTTCTTCTTCTTCCCGATGCGAATCAAGTACGCCATGTGGTTCATGGTGGCCGTGGATGTGTTCATGGCTCATTCGGGCGATGGTGTGGCCCACCTCGCTCACTTGGGTGGTGTCGTAGGTGGTTTCCTTTACATGCACTTTTACGAACGCGGCTTTGGTAACCTCGGCAAGGCATTTGCAAAAATGCGTGGCCCGAAGTTTACGGTACATCCGGGAGGCCGTTCCGAAAACGAGTCTCGTGCGGAATCGAAATCCGATTCTGATGCTATCGAAGGTGAAGTTTTTTATGTGGACGAAAACAAGCGAATGGATGAAATCCTCAAGAAAGTCAATCGCGAGGGAATCAATTCGCTGAATGAGTCTGAACGTCAATTCTTACTACAGGCGAGCGAAAAGTTGCGCCGCCGCAGAGGAGGCTTCTAA
- the rsmD gene encoding 16S rRNA (guanine(966)-N(2))-methyltransferase RsmD, giving the protein MPIRITGGLMRGRNVPSPDTSKTRPTASRTREALFNILQGVENFRVLDLFAGTGIMGIEALSRGAASVVAVEMAHAQARLVLQAYKALSLESKLNLLEKNALTLDKETLCASECFDLIYADPPFKDMDYPDLRPYWEWLNPGGVAVFEAPSRNLPAWVKDADEAGKVQVRRYGESSLVIYRK; this is encoded by the coding sequence ATGCCTATTCGCATTACTGGCGGACTCATGCGGGGTAGGAATGTTCCTTCCCCGGATACTTCCAAGACAAGACCGACTGCTTCCCGTACCAGGGAAGCTCTCTTCAACATTTTGCAAGGTGTTGAAAATTTCCGCGTACTGGATTTGTTTGCGGGCACGGGCATTATGGGAATCGAAGCGTTGAGCCGCGGTGCAGCTAGCGTCGTGGCTGTTGAAATGGCGCATGCCCAGGCTAGACTCGTGTTGCAGGCGTACAAGGCTTTGTCTCTGGAATCGAAACTTAATTTGTTAGAAAAGAACGCCCTAACGCTTGACAAGGAAACTTTGTGCGCCAGCGAATGCTTTGACTTGATTTATGCGGACCCTCCGTTCAAGGATATGGATTATCCTGATTTGCGCCCTTATTGGGAATGGCTGAATCCAGGTGGTGTCGCTGTGTTCGAAGCTCCGAGTCGCAATTTGCCCGCTTGGGTCAAGGATGCCGACGAGGCTGGCAAGGTGCAAGTCCGCCGCTACGGCGAATCCTCGCTGGTGATCTATAGAAAGTAG
- a CDS encoding adenosine kinase gives MKKVLGMGAALVDILANVDDAWIEAQGVQKGGMNMVDWPQMEKFLGALKNPLRVPGGSTCNTMVGLSRLGGKAAFISKIGNDELGNIFKKHLQDNGVESKLGLSDAATGCVFSAVTPDAQRSMWTYLGASDFLGSDDFVPALYDGVGLLYAEGYRAFNADCFKKSFTLARSLGVETALDFSSFGVVEACRKLFDELFAEGMIDIIIANEDEAYAYAGVKEEAALDVLAKKAKVAVVKIGKRGALIAKDGKVVHVQAGPAKAIDTTGAGDLWASGFLYGYMNGWDMERSGNLGSVVSNEVVQVMGAQIPEDGWKRILAARG, from the coding sequence ATGAAGAAAGTTTTAGGTATGGGCGCAGCCCTCGTTGATATTTTGGCCAATGTGGATGACGCTTGGATTGAAGCCCAGGGTGTGCAGAAGGGTGGCATGAATATGGTGGACTGGCCCCAGATGGAAAAGTTCCTGGGCGCACTCAAGAATCCGCTGCGCGTGCCGGGTGGCTCTACCTGCAATACCATGGTGGGTCTTTCTCGCCTGGGTGGCAAGGCCGCCTTTATCTCGAAGATTGGCAACGACGAACTCGGTAACATTTTCAAGAAGCACTTGCAAGACAATGGTGTGGAATCGAAGCTCGGCTTGAGCGATGCCGCTACCGGTTGCGTTTTCAGCGCCGTGACGCCCGATGCCCAGCGTTCCATGTGGACTTATCTGGGCGCCTCCGATTTCTTGGGCAGCGACGACTTTGTGCCGGCTCTTTACGACGGCGTTGGCTTGCTGTATGCCGAAGGCTACCGTGCCTTTAACGCAGATTGTTTCAAGAAGTCCTTTACCTTGGCCCGCAGCCTGGGTGTAGAAACCGCTCTCGATTTTAGCAGCTTTGGCGTGGTGGAAGCCTGCCGCAAGCTTTTTGATGAACTCTTTGCCGAAGGAATGATCGATATCATTATCGCGAACGAAGACGAAGCTTATGCTTATGCCGGCGTCAAGGAAGAAGCCGCTCTCGATGTCCTCGCCAAGAAGGCGAAGGTCGCCGTGGTGAAAATCGGCAAGCGCGGTGCCCTGATTGCCAAGGACGGCAAGGTGGTGCATGTGCAGGCTGGCCCTGCCAAGGCTATCGATACTACCGGTGCAGGCGACTTGTGGGCATCGGGATTCCTTTATGGCTACATGAACGGCTGGGATATGGAACGTTCTGGAAATCTCGGAAGCGTCGTTTCTAACGAAGTGGTCCAGGTGATGGGCGCCCAGATTCCGGAAGACGGCTGGAAGCGAATTTTAGCGGCTCGCGGCTAA
- the gatC gene encoding Asp-tRNA(Asn)/Glu-tRNA(Gln) amidotransferase subunit GatC, with protein MLEREEVLKLAKLSRLEVAEEDIESVKGHLDKMLNHLEALKALNLSDVEPMTAVENGATILREDVPVQGFSLEKAFMNAPAVENDHFAIPKVIGG; from the coding sequence ATGCTCGAACGTGAAGAAGTTTTGAAACTCGCGAAGCTTTCTAGGCTTGAAGTCGCCGAAGAAGATATCGAATCCGTGAAGGGTCACTTGGACAAGATGCTCAACCACCTTGAAGCTCTCAAGGCTTTGAACCTTTCCGACGTGGAACCGATGACCGCTGTCGAAAACGGCGCCACGATTCTCCGCGAAGACGTGCCCGTGCAGGGATTCTCGCTCGAAAAGGCCTTCATGAATGCTCCGGCAGTGGAAAATGACCACTTCGCCATTCCGAAGGTGATCGGCGGCTAA
- a CDS encoding helix-hairpin-helix domain-containing protein, with protein MNAPEKNVVRLALCLLVIGIIVRVLPWGLPSIESFEVGESFFVANEAPMAASRDSVAVDSLQMSKSDNRFEGEPKKERKSAKKVNLPVHINSASIDELCALNGVGPKLAEKILATRNALGPFKTPEDLQKVPGIGKKKMEKLLLGVIFD; from the coding sequence ATGAATGCACCTGAAAAAAACGTAGTCCGATTGGCACTATGCCTTTTGGTCATTGGAATCATTGTCCGGGTTCTCCCGTGGGGACTCCCGTCGATCGAGAGCTTTGAGGTGGGCGAGTCATTCTTCGTGGCGAACGAAGCCCCCATGGCAGCGAGTCGGGACTCCGTTGCCGTAGATAGTCTGCAAATGTCAAAAAGTGACAATAGATTTGAAGGCGAACCGAAAAAAGAGCGAAAATCGGCCAAAAAAGTGAACCTTCCGGTACATATCAATTCGGCTTCGATCGATGAACTTTGTGCCCTAAATGGGGTCGGTCCGAAGCTTGCCGAGAAGATTTTGGCCACCAGAAATGCCCTCGGACCCTTCAAAACCCCCGAAGATTTGCAAAAAGTGCCTGGAATTGGCAAGAAAAAAATGGAAAAGCTCCTTTTAGGGGTAATTTTTGATTAG